A window of Solanum stenotomum isolate F172 chromosome 9, ASM1918654v1, whole genome shotgun sequence genomic DNA:
NNNNNNNNNNNNNNNNNNNNNNNACATCTAATCATTGATAAAGatataaactattattttattctatgaaaaattacaaatctgaattaataatttaaagatattaattcactatttatatttaattaatttaatgattaataagaaatttatataaattaattttatgtgttgAATTTTGTGTACATGTTTGTAttgttattaaattatattttatatccactgtattttaaattattcttaattataattttacacaaatttaagactttaaaaaatatttgaacttttaTGAATTCGAAAAAAAACATATGTAAAATGAATCAACATGTCATTTAAACTTATGATATTTAATATTTCATGTGGAAAGTAAGAATTGATAAATTGTTAacatggagaaaaaaatattttttaatttattaaaacatcataaaagtaataaaggacaaatatgtaaaaatatttgaactatttgatattttatgaaataaaaataattataaatttttccGCGCAACGCGCAGGTACGTATACTAgtttaaataataatagtattaattaaaataataataataatataataataatcatgtggataacaataaatttaattgtTAATCAGTTTTCAGTTTCCACGAAAACTGTTTTcgtatttgaattttaaagtttttctatttcaagataagatttaaaaatataaggCAAACCTGTTTTGAATCTTTTACTATTGCAATAGAGAATGGAGTTTTTGCTCTTCTTTGAGTTGTCAAATTCATGATGAAGATCACCCATCCGTTAACAACAGTTTCTTAATGAATTTTTAttgtaataaaaattaaacgTTATAGGATTATCTTTCGTATATCTCTATCCATTCAATGTATTATCCGAAAGTGATACAGATTTATGAAAATATCATACAACGGTAAGCATCATATTGTACTATAATATCGCATAtaattatctaattttttaaaaatattatataatttatatatgacttttagaaaaattcaaagataaaaataaaaaaattaaataacatggCCTACAATTTGATGTTCAAGTGATTAAACGTTTTTAGTTTTGTGCTTAACATTATCATGATCATAAGACTTTTCTtagttatattttgttttaatgcaataattaaatttttgtatATCTTTATTATTCTAAGAAGAGGATAATATGAATAGGTTACATATGACTTTGAATAATTTTGAATAACATTCTCTTAAATAAACtttagtatattattttataataagtTGTTAAATAGCTAGAGCGTATTGATAATATTAAGTTGTTGACAATTTTAACAAGGTTGTATGCATCAGCATACGTGAAAGCATTGTCTCAACTTATATATTCAGTATTTacctttatttaaaaatatactatttttagagtttgttactttttcttatttaaaatatacaaatttttgagtttgtaactttttcttttgtggaaAGAATTATGAGGATATTACATAACTGTATATGGTAAGCCTTGCAACTTGGCAAATATTCTTTTTCTCTTATCTTCTGTTATCTCTACCCTAATGTGATTGTCTAAGTCATTATCGaaagataataattaaaagCTGTTATTTATTCTATTGATCTAAAGATGTGaatgtttttatttaaaaaaaaatcctatttctttttatggtcatcaatgatttttttttgtatgaacaTAAAATTACATATGTACATGAGTTTTTATTGGGTATTTGTGATGGTGATTATAAAAATAAGTGGTTACTTTCAAGATATAACACATGTTCTAaacatataattcatttttatatattttcataccATTGTTAAGATATAATTGCAtgacattttcaaataaaaatacattttaaatttaaattgatgaTTTGTCAAATTATCACGTTGCTAAAAAGTATTGTCATACAAGACTAAGAAACTGaacaaaaactatatataaagaATGACCCAAAATAGGTGataaaattgtataatttgaatttttaaatatgaataaatttcagaaagaaaaaaaaaagctattTTGTATATCAATTTGTCAATTTACTACGTTATTATATAattgtatttaatttaaattggatgataatgtttttcaaaattaatacatataaatcatggAGTTAATTACAATGAATGAGATGGTAAAATGCTTTTATCAAATATCTCcaatatacatttttatttttaagaaaatgtaaCTGAATGAAGTGATAAACACAGATATCCACGTGTATAAGTGAGAAACTATTTTACTGTCAGTTTAAAACTGTCTTCCTAAATACTTTTCTTGCTTTAATTCCCATCAATAtccatcatttttatttttccccATATTTTTCAAGACAATACTTGAAATTATGCTCTACGGATAAGATcacttaattaaaattttaacacATATTTAACcgaaaaaatgtaatttaaatacacatataattaatgtaaataattaaaattaaaatttaataccTCACACgttgaatatatttttacaagTAGTCAAATCATTATTTAGGTTATACATAAGAcactaaatataaataaataaataaattatagttaAAAAACATATACACGAGGATAATAGAGATTGTGTGAGCATacttatgattatgttatttcaaaaaaaaatatagtaaataacTAAATACTAATCATTATTGTCAACAAACTAGATAATGAAACAATTCTAAATAATTGAATAGCAGTAcaatcataaattaaatttcacACCTACAAAATACATATACTACTTATCAGtattatgaaaagaaaattagaaatattAAATCAAGTGGCAAGCTCATAAAAAATCACATAGCAATGTATATTAACACAATCTAAAAGCAATACAAATGATGAaacaataattttcaaattttatgaaTTCTAAGTTTTAGGATAACACGCaagataataatataaattttttttcaaaaaatgtaaaaaaaaaaattctcttattaaaaaaaacatttcatgTGAAAGGTTGAAATTTGATACTTTATaatgtagaagaaataaatAGCTTTAttaataattcaatatatatataaaactgaaAACATAGTAGTTGATTATATCTATTAGAATAatattataacaaaataaaGTTGTGTACTAAAATAAGTTAATCTGATCATATAATTAGTAATAGTGTATTATtataagtgttttttttaaaaaatgttacaagtaaataataaattttataaattgttttattttaaaaattatgacatTTAAAATatccgcgcaacgcgcgggAATGAATACTAGTTATAAGTAAATACAAACTTGCaaagaattttaaaaactacataaatctcACTACTTTACATCCTAATTACTACAAATCATTAGTTTTCAATATTACTACCTATACCATTTTTCGTTCATAAGATACATGGATAATAAACTTTAAGATACATGACTCTATTAGAATTTAAGAGATACATGTTTTAAAGGATAGgatacatattttaattaatttgaattaactGTTTTAGTTTAATTCCTTAATTAAAGGAGTAAGTTATGGGAGATATAACAACCATAATGTAATTATGGCTCCATCTCCTCATCAACGACTGATATcatcaaattattttctaaacttatcttcttcatcaaattatCGTCCTTTTGAATCACcaaattttctaaatttctttTGATCATGGTGAATATCACAATACTATTGAGTCATTCCAATTCATGGGTATCTCAAATCGAATATGAAAATTATAgaagatacatgtatttgtcgACTTTAAAATCGAGATACATATttcatttgtttaaattaattagttgtaattcatttccttaattagaggattaattgagatacatgtatcattactcgtgagatacatgtatccatcgATTTTAAAAGTCAAGATATATGAtttataactttgaattaaagaGGTATAActtatttccttaattaaagGATTAATGGATGAATGATTAACAATCAAAACTGATTTACATGATCCTTGATTATCAACTTTAACAAGTTTTcctataataatgaaatcataagTCATAGTAATTTTGTAATTGTAAACTTCATCTCCTTCATTAATTCCTTCTTTTGTATATTAAATTTTCGAATATTTTGGCcttgagatacatgtatcattttTCTTGAGATACACGTATCCATCGATTTTAAAGTCGAGATACACGAttcattattttgaattaaaagggtgtaatttatttcattaattgATGAATAATTAACAAATCAAACAGATTTACAAGATACTTGTGTATCAACTCTAACAAGTGTTCCTAAAATAACGAAATCATAAATCATAGTATTCTGTAATTgtaaacttcatcttcttcatcaattccTTCCTTGTATCTTAAATTTCCGGCTTTGAATGTTGGCGNTGATTAACAATCAAAACTGATTTACATGATCCTTGATTATCAACTTTaacaagttttcctaaaataatgaaatcataAATCATAGTAATTTTGTAATTGTAAACTTCATCTCCTTCATTAATTCCTTCTtttgtatattaaatttttgaatattttggccttgagatacatgtatcattttTCTTGAGATACACGTATCCATTGATTTTAAAAGTCGAGATACACGAttcattattttgaattaaagggatgtaatttatttcattaattgATGAATAATTAACAAATCAAACAGATCTACAAGATACTTGTGTATCAACTCTAACAAGTGTTCCTAAAATAACGAAATCATAAATCATAGTAATTCTGTAATTgtaaacttcatcttcttcatcaattccTTCATTGTGTCTTAAATTTCCGGCTTGAATGTTGGCGGATGAAGACCCTACAATGACAAAAACCTAATTTGTAAAAGTTTATACaatcaaattttacaccaaTATGAACTCTGTCTCAAATGCATGAACGGAATGTAAACCAATATACATgagaataatgaaaaataataataatttacctCATTGATACAATAATTGTGTTGAAAAAACCTTGAACTTCTTCTGGATAATATTAGTCATCTGAAAGAAGCAAGTTAATGACTAATTTATAGAAAAGATGTACGGACCATGACGATAATGAATATGAGTTTGTATATGATGTTAATTATCACGATTTGGTTaaggaagagagagagagatgggGTGGATGTGAAGTACGTGGGGTGGAGATGAACATTAGGgtaatgagaaaataatttgtgtaccattaattaaggagtttaaattttaagataattatccAATACCATATTTAAGGGATTTGTGTATctagttaaattttttaaaatatatggtataaatattaaaaatggtattatgtgtaatttttttaaactaaagGTAAAATAAGTATATATGGTAGTAAAGTATGTCTAGTTAGGTGGTTTTTCCAAATTGAAATATCTCAACCAGCCTACCTATTGGACCAATAAACCAATGCAAGACCATAAATGGGCCAAATCCAAAAAGTAAAGAATACTAATTTGTCCGGCCCATGTACACTAACTAAAAGTTTCCTCTTGGGCCAAATTTAGGTCCAATAAAAATTTCGAACTTTTGGGATAATTTACAAGAATGACTTTGGAAGTAGGTAGTCTTAAACTATTGATCCCACTTATTTCATAGACTAAACTTTAAGTTTAATACTATACTTTTAACTTTGAAAGTTTGTCCACGGACCAAAAGGGGTTAAAAGTTCACGACCACTCATTTTCTAAAGTCATTGGGTGTAATTTCCTGAACTTTTTTAGAGTGCAATATAATAGTGTATGCTACTTTGATCAAAATCAACTTTAAATTAACACATGTTTAAAATCGCAAGTTGTAgataatatttttgatatatgtCAAAAAGTTTTACGTTGTTTTTTAAAACTTTGTGCTTAATCTAATATGATGCAACGTATATGCAAGAGATAAAAGGAGTTGGagctttcttctttttcttccacaTAGTGGACACAACATCATATGTCAATTTCAGTACATGTGAGATGTAGCAATTCTGGTGCAAAGAACACTCTTCGTGAAATTTTTGATTCCGCCAATGGAGTTGGagctttcttcttttctcccACAGAGTGNCCACATAGTGGACACAACATCATATGTCAATTTCAGTACATGTGAGATGTAGCAATTCTGGTGCAAAGAACACTCTTCGTGAAATTTTTGATTCCGCCAATGTAGTTggagttttcttcttttctcccACAGAGTGGACACAACATCATATGTCAATTTCAGTACATGTGAGATGTAGCAATTCTTGTGCAAAGAACACTCTTCGTGAAATTCCTGATTCCGCCAAAGAGTTGgagctttctttcttttcttccacAGAGTGGACACAACATCATatgtcaatttcatctcatgtgAGATGTAGTGTAAACATCAACCCAAAAAGTCTTGGAAAGTTGCattcaatatatttaaaaataaataaaaataattcaaacagTCTCTTTCAAATTCTGTTAGCAGCCAACACAGTGATTATTAAGTGATCAGCTTGCTAGatcacttaattaatttatttgatacATCAATTCTGATTAGCTTGTTCATATATTCAAAGACTTCTTTTATGTGATTAagcaatatatattttattacaaattccttgtttattttattaaataaacgTGATCTACTAGGATATACATCGTCTTAAGTACTTTCTTGGATTGTATTAAACCTATGTTGCTTAAATTCTTGAAAAATACTGTCCATTCATTATTCACTACATAGCACCGTCAATTAAAACACAATCATTTCTCCAGAAAATTTGTACGTGAAATTTATATTGAAACATGATTTATTCAGAATTTTAAacgttgaaaaaaaaaactctttcatTCATTATTATCAAAATCATGAACACaaaggatatatatatgtacGAATCGTACAATATGGTTGCGAAGTTAGAATTTTCATCTCGAgaacttatatatatagttctGAGTGTCTATAGTATAGCTACTATATATAGgttcatatatattattgttattattatctGTAAGATTTGAGAACAGCACCGCAGAAGCAACAAACAATAGCCTTCCAAGATTTCCAGTAAAATGGAACGTAACAAAATCTGGTAGCGGTTCGCATATGAGCAACTTGAGCTCCGTGGCCGCAACGTGAACACGAACCGGCCACGGGCTTACTCTgcctcatcatcttcttctgaTCCACCAAAAAGCAAAAACAAACCATATCGTATCTTATTATATTGTATCGATCGATCAAATTAGAGAAGTAGAGACTTTAGCAACTTTTCCACCAATAAACGTAATtgttgtttgaaatttgaatgatcacaaaataatttcatatgtGGTATATATAGTAGTAGTACATGTgtacataaaattatttatggaGGGTCCACGTAAACCGGCATAGATATGGGCGTCAGCGTGGAAGGCAGGCTGAGTTATTAATTAGACAGGCGTTGTGATCAAGTCAATGTCCAAATTCAGTTTCCAATTTAATGGATCATTGCCACGTGTACGTGGAACTCTCGTGCctttacttcttcatatttttaatgaTCCTTTTAGATTGACTGTTAATTTAGGATAGAAggttgtactttttttttcccaCCCGATGTTCGATATCCATATTAGAGCCCGACTAAATTAAGATTCTCGTTGAAAAGTCCCACATAGGAGGTAAagtgctccctaacaaaggcggCTCCATATCCAAGggggctcgaacccgagacctactggttaaggatgaaggagtacttaccactccaccataACCCTTGTTGGTAGAAGAAGGTTATGTTACGATCTCAAGTAAATACTGCAGTACTTctttaaaaacatactaaataaGCACTTTTGATTTCTTATAAGTCTGGTCAGGTTATGAGTCaatattacataaataatacactctctatatatatacctttaatttttacattattatgttaaattgacatgttattgctatatttttattgttaccCTATTAGATTTGATATGAAAAATTACTTGTTGTAAGTTGAATATGATAGTATAGAAATTATATACGttgaaaaattctttttttttatgcgGTTCATGTACTTGAACATGCAAGTATAGTTAAGGTGTGCGTAAGTGCCATGTGTCCATTTTACAGTTGGGATGCTTTTATTCTTGTGATTTAATGCAGGTCCTTTTTTTCTACTTAAAACTCCAATTGGACACCTCCAAGTTCAACTTATCTTTTACGTTCTAcgttatacaaattaaaaaagtGAGGTCCATCccttataaaatatttatattataaaataatacatgtcGAACACAATACCGACAAGAGCATGCATAATGATTTTCCGAAAATTATTTAAcagtaataatataatatttataaaagatTTTAGGGAACAACACTACGTTTTAGTTTCAAACAAGTCAAACTAGTCGGGATTGAAGTTAGAATCCAGTTACACAAAATTGAGAAGGCCCAAAGTTTATTCTAGTTTTCTTATTGAGCCATTATGTTTAAGGCCCGTGTCTTTGTAAAGAACAGTTAGCCAGTGTATATGTAGATATTTTGtctatttttctatattttctctACATATAAATAGTCTGAATGGAATTTTTTTAGCAATTTCAACTTCATGTTTCCAAGTTGTAGAGAACAATTCGAACTAAGCCAATTTTTTCAGATTCATTTGCCTTATAACCTTGCTCCCCGttgtaataattattaatatatattgtagcagaaaataataaatcaaaacgcGGGTACAAACAAACTTGAAGGAAGGAATTAGAATCAAATTTGGACGATCAACTTACCCACCCCAACACTAACTCAACTAGGAGCGAGTTTGCATATTTAGTAAACAGAAAGAGAGAAACTTTCTTTTGGCTCGATTTATTATGATGAATCAAATAAAGGCACTAATAGAGTTTAAATGCTCTTCAAAAGAGAGTAAATATATAATATGGAATTAACATGTAAATGTGGTTAATTCCATTGTGCCCAAGCTATTATTACAAAAATTGACGAATATAACCAATTATCTTTTAGAATTTCATCTTtagataaaaaaattcaagctGAAAGTTGTGTGTTGTCAAAATATTGAGTTTAAATAGCTAGTAGGTAGAGAAAGATATAATTGATGTTTTTAAGTCTTATGTGAACTTCAAGATTTTGATTTAGTGGTAAGAGCACAACAAGTGATATATGAGTTAGACGTACGTCACATATTCGAttcttattataaataaaagtctAAATATCAAAAACAAGTCCAtcatttatcaaattttaaatcgCGCCCCACTAGAACTCGAGAAATTCTCTATTATacatatggaaaaaaaaaaattctctttatGTATCATATAAGTTACCTAATTAATTACAGAGACTATAAAATTCATGAGCTTTGATTGTTTTTTCTGATTGCTTTTACCTCAATAAAACAAAAGGGTATTATATTGCATGTGCTGTCCcaatttaattgtttaatagAAACATGAACATGTGCTATGAGGTAATCCTGCCATGTAATTTTTGGTTCCACAACTGCAATTTTTGTCACACATTTAGTTTTGTCTTTAATTTGGCTTCACATGCAAtacaacttttctttttatgatagaaaaaaatcaaagtgTATAGATATATTATATGAAAGTTACTTTAATTTGTCTAAGTTGTAACTCTCACATTTGTTGTCAAATAAATTAAGAGAATgttaatatttcttttgaaaagAATCATCATTACGTACATTGTCTTCTCAATATGTTTAATGAAGGTTCGTTTGAGTGTgaagaaagtaagacaaatgAAGTGTTACATATAAGACTCACGAAGGTACCATAACATTTGGAAATTAATGAGAAGCAGTttcagaatttgaattttacAGGTTTAAAATATTACTGAATTCACTTACTGTTTGaattattgaatttgaaaatttagtatttatggatatatattaatttttttacatatatatacaaaatttgattaaaaaatattaagttcAATTCGTAATTAATATTGAGCATCAGTCGACAGAATCacatgacttttttttaattattatgctTTTGTACTAAATGGATTACCGTATATCTCGGGACTTTATGTGTACTATGGTCTATGGGtgtaaaaaactaaaaattatgaGACAAAATTATGTCATTTATGTAAAGAATTTTTATGATATGGATTGATTGATCACTTGGTAATTAAACTAGTAGCTAATCCACCTTTCATATAggtttaaaatatatgtttggGTCGTTTGGATCCGTATATGGTAAAAGTGGTAGTCTGATTATCCTCACACCCGAGCAGTTTGTACTAATGTTTTAATGTCGCCTTATAATTAATTCTCAATCCTCTTCACCGAGATACCTTTAAagaactatattttttttttctattcggATGAAGTTTGAAATTCACCTATAAATTCTAAAGAATCAGAATTGGATATCTTATCATGTATAAACATATGATAAGAATGCTCATAGTATGAAAAATTTCTACactatcaatatatataacttaaatcagGTATTACAATGACCTTATTATTTGACTAGAACATGTTTGACATAAAGTACATACTATATATGTATCATATTGAggcaaacaaataataaatcttGAAATTCAAAACTTGTTAGTACAAGGAAACCCTAGATACTATGTTTTTTTAGAGGGTCTATCTAATATTGACTATATTGGATTTGAATAATGGATTTGGTCATCATATGGAGACCTTGCACATTCAATATCTGACCTAGCTACACATCACC
This region includes:
- the LOC125875874 gene encoding uncharacterized protein LOC125875874; this translates as MVCFCFLVDQKKMMRQSKPVAGSCSRCGHGAQVAHMRTATRFCYVPFYWKSWKAIVCCFCGAVLKSYR